TAAATACCAACGGTCAGGCTATCTCTGTAGCTAATAAGTTGAAAGACCTAAAAGTTGGTTTAGAAAGTAAGGGGTTGAAAGAGGCTGCTGAAAAAGCCAAAGCTGATAAAAAATCCATGAAAGTAGCAATGACTTTCCCTGGTGGTACTCACGATTTATGGATGCGTTATTGGCTAGCAGCTGGCGGGATTAATCCTGACCAAGATGTGGTTTTGGAACCAGTACCACCCCCACAAATGGTAGCGAATATGAAAGTTGGTACAGTCGATGCCTTTTGTGTGGGAGAACCTTGGAATGCCCAATTAGTCAGCCAAAAATTAGGTTATTCAGCCCTAGTTACAGGTGAGTTGTGGAAAGACCATCCAGAAAAAGCTTTTGCCATGCGTAAAGATTGGGTTGATCAAAATCCCAATGCCACCCAAGCGCTATTAATGGCAGTTCTAGAGGCTCAACAGTGGTGCGATAAACCAGAAAACAAAGAGGAGATGTGCAAAATCTGCTCTGACCGCAAATACTTTAACGTTGCTGCCGCAGATATTTTAGAAAGGGCTAAGGGTAATATTGACTTCGGTGATGGACGCAAGCAACAAAACTTCGCTAATAAGATGAAGTACTGGGCTGATAATGCTTCTTATCCTTACAAGAGCCACGATACTTGGTTCTTAACTGAAGAAATTCGTTGGGGTTATCTACCAAAAGATACCAAAGTTAAAGAAGTAGTTGACCAGGTAAATAAAGAAGATTTGTGGAAGAAAGCGGCTAAAGCTATTGGCGTACCTGATGCGGAAATTCCTACTAGTACTTCTCGTGGAGTTGAGACTTTCTTTGATGGTATCAAGTTCGATCCCGAAAAACCAGAAGAATATCTCAATAGTTTGAAGATTAAAAAACTTTAAGAATGGCTGCGATCGCTTCTTTTTAATTTAACTAAACTACAACAGGAGAAAGAAGAACATGACAGCTATTGCGGGAAGTCGTTTTAGTAGAAAAAAGTCTCAAAAAGCACTCAATAAATTTTTCTGGAAAAAAATTGTCCCCCCACTAGTAGCATTAGCCATTTTTCTGGTGATTTGGCAATTACTTTGTTTAAATCCTAACTTTAAGTTACCCGGGCCAATTGAAACATTTTCCGAAACTTGGGACCCTTTTATCATTCATCCATTTTTTGATAATGGCGAAAGTGATAAAGGTTTAGGCTGGCAAATCCTTAGTAGTTTAGGAAGAGTTGGTTTAGGCTTCTCGCTAGCGACAGTTGTAGGAATTGCCTTGGGAATTCTCATTGGTGCGAACCAATTTGTTTATAATGCTGTCGATCCCATATTTCAAGTATTACGAACTGTACCGCCTCTAGCATGGCTACCTATTTCCCTGGCAGCCTTTCAGCAAGCTAATCCCTCAGCGATTTTCGTAATTTTTATCACATCAATTTGGCCAATTATTATTAACACCACAGTTGGCGTGCAACAAATTCCCCAAGACTACATTAATGTTGCTAGGGTGTTACGTCTCAAAGGCGGAAAGTATTTCTTTAAAATTGTGTTTCCTGCTACCGTTCCTTATATTTTTACAGGGTTACGCATTGGCATTGGTTTATCGTGGTTAGCAATTGTCGCCGCAGAAATGTTAGTAGGTGGCGTGGGTATTGGTTCCTTTATTTGGGATGCCTACAACACAACCACAGACACCAATTTGAGCGAGATTATTTTAGCTCTCATCTACGTTGGTTTGGTTGGCTTACTGCTAGATAGATGTGTGGGTTTTATCGCTAGCAAAGTTGTAGCAGAACAGAAGTAGTCAAAAGTCAAAAGTCAAGAGTCCAAAAGTCCAAAGTAGATGATTGACTCTTGGCTAATAACCAATTACGAATTACGAATTAACCAATGGCTACCTTTGTAGAAGTCGATCACATTGACCGGATATTTGACCTACCAAATGGCGGCAAATATATTGCCCTGAAAAATATTGAATTGAAAATCCAACAAGGGGAATTTGTTTCCTTAATTGGACACTCCGGTTGCGGTAAATCTACTCTGCTCAACATCATTGCAGGTTTAGATAGAGCCAGCATTGGCGGTGTGACTTTAGAAGGGCGAGAAGTCAGAGATCCTAGTCCCGATCGCATGGTAGTTTTTCAAAACTACTCGTTGCTTCCCTGGTTAACCGTTAGAGAAAACATTGCCCTAGCTGTAGATGAAGTCTATAAAAATCAGCCCAAGGGCGAACGTCGGGGGATTGTCGAAGAACATATCGACATGGTGGGACTGCGCCATGCAGCAAATAAACGTCCGAGTGAGTTATCTGGGGGGATGAAACAACGAGTAGCGATCGCCCGCGCCTTGGCTACCCGTCCTAAGTTGTTACTGCTAGACGAACCCTTTGGGGCCTTGGATGCCTTAACCAGAGGAAGTTTGCAAGAACAACTGATGAAAATCTGCAACGAACACAACGTTACCTGTGTGATGGTCACACACGATGTAGATGAGGCATTATTGTTGAGCGATCGCATCGTTATGCTCACCAATGGCCCAGAAGCTCATATCGGGCAAATTTTGGAAGTTCCCATCCCTCGTCCGCGTCAACGCTTGGAAGTAGTCAAACATCCCAGCTACTACAGCCTGCGGAATGAAATGATTTACTTCCTCAACCAACAAAAGCTAGCCAAGAAACGCAAAGCACAGCAACCTGTAACAACATCCCGCCAAGGCTTAGAAAAAGTCAGTCTTGAAATTGGCTTTATGCCTCTGACTGATGCTGCACCTCTAATCGTTGCCAAAGAAAAAGGCTTCTTTGCTAAGTACGGCTTAAATATCGCTCTCCACCGTGCTACCAACTGGAAGCAAATCGCTAAAGGTGTTGTCAATGGTGAATTAGATGCAGCTCAGATGCTAGCAGGAATGCCTCTAGCCTTGACTTTGGGTGCTGGTGACAAAAAGCCCATACCTGTAGTCAATGCCTTGAATCTCTCGCGGAATGCGAACGCCATTACCTTAAGCAAAAGGTTGTATAGCCAAGGTGTGAGGAACTTAGCTGAGTTGAAAGCGGCGATTAATGCTGCTCCCGATCAAATTCTCACTTTGGGTATCGTTCATCCCACATCGATGCAGAACCTGATGCTGCGTTATTGGTTAGCGGCTGGCGGTATTGATCCCGATCGCGATGTCAGCCTGACTGTGATTTCACCAACACAAATGGTTTCCGAACTGAAAGCCGGAAATATTGATGGTTACTGTGCCGGAGAACCTTGGAACTACCAAGCCGTTCACCAAGGCTTAGGCTTTGTTGCTGCCACAGCTTTAGAAACTTGGTCAGGACAACCAAAAAAAGTGCTGGGAGTGCGAGAAGAGTGGGCGCAAAAGTACCCAGAAACCTATCTTGCCCTCGTCAAAGCGCTGTTGGAAGCTTGCCAATATTGTGACGACCTCCGCAATCGCGAAGAGATTCTCGAATTACTCTGCCGTTCTGAATATCTGGATATCGATCCTGTATACGTCCGCCCAGGTTTTATCGATCCCTACGATCGCGGTGACGGTACAGCACCTCAAGCACTGACAGGCTACAACCAGTTTTATCTCCATCAAACCAACTATCCCAACCGCACCGAACTGCTGTGGATGGTGACTCAACTGGCGCGCTGGGGCTTAACACCGTTCCCGAAAAATTGGGTGGAAGTGATTGAAAGAGTCTGTCGTACAGACATCTTTGGTGCGGCTGCCCGAGATCTAGGCTTACTCGACATCGGAGAAGATAACCCGATTCATTTGTTTGATGGTAAAGTTTTTAACTCTTCCGAGCCAATAGAGTATCTCAAAAGCTTAGAAATCAAGCGGCAGATACGTATTGAAGAGGTATTTATTTAGTCCTTGGTCATTTGTCATTTGTCATTGGTTATTTCTCCGCGTCCCTGTTTCTCTTTGTCTTCCTTATCCCTCTCCGCGCCTCTGCGTGAATCATAAGTCCATACAGCAAAGCTAAAAAATGCCATGCAAATAGTAAATAGAGCTAATCAAATCGAGACATTACAAACCCAGAAAGTAGAGAATTTTCTGGTAATTGAAGGTGTCAGCAAAATTTATCCAACTCCTGAAGGCCCTTACACAGTACTCGATGGAATTGACCTGAAAGTTCGCGAGGGTGAATTTGTCTGTTTAATTGGGCATTCTGGCTGTGGTAAATCAACTCTGCTGAATATGGTTTCTGGGTTTAACACTCCTAGCGATGGAGTGGTGTTACTGCAAGACCAACCCATCACTGAACCCGGCCCAGACCGGATGATGGTGTTCCAAAACTACTGTCTACTGCCTTGGCTGAGTGTGTTTGATAATGTTTATTTGGCTGTAGATGCGGTATTTCCCAAAAAGACCCAGGCAGAAAAACGAGCCATAGTTAGAGAACATTTAGCAATGGTGGGACTGACAGAAGCTGCTGATAAAAAACCCAGTCAGATTTCTGGCGGGATGAAGCAGCGAGTTGCGATCGCCCGCGCCCTCTCTATCCGTCCGCAAGTTCTAATTCTGGATGAACCGTTTGGTGCATTAGATGCCATCACTAAAGAGGAATTACAAGAAGAATTACTGCAAATCTGGCGAGATCATCAAGTCACCGTATTGATGATTACGCATGACATTGATGAAGCACTTTTCTTAGCTGACAGAGTTGTAATGATGACAAACGGGCCTGCTGCTCAAATTGGTGAAATCTTAGATATTCCCTTTTCTCGTCCTCGGAATCGTCGCCGCATCATGGAAGACCCAGAATACTATAATTTGCGGAACTACGCTCTAGACTTTCTTTATCGTCGCTTTGCTCATGAAGATGAATAAAAGCGACGAGCAGCGTATGATTTTTGACGCATAGCTATGATGCCATTTTTACATTTATACCAGCAAAATGTAATTGCAGATACAAATCAACTTGCTATGTAATTCTAACTTTAGTTATTAGCAATAATTGAAACACTCCCTAGAGGCCCACTAATAAGGGAGCAAAAATTTCAGATTTAGATCCAGTACCAATAAATAACAACAAATATCTGATTTGAGCAGGGTAATTTAACAATTATCCCTGTGTTGTTCCGTGCAATTTTGTAATTGAGGAAACTTTGAATGCTCAAAGGATTATTTTCATTCAGGGATCGCTATCGTATCCTCCATCAGACTTGGTTTGCCTTTTTTCTTACCTTTGTCTGTTGGTTTAACTTTGCACCTTTTGCAACCACTATTGGAAAACAATTACATTTAGCACCTGAGCAAATTAAAACTTTAGGCATTTGTAACCTCGCCCTCACAATTCCGGCACGACTAATTATTGGGATGTTGCTGGATCGTTTCGGCCCCAGGATTACTTACTCAATTTTATTAATGTTCGCTGCTGTTCCTTGTTTGGCGACAGCACTATCACAAGACTTTAATCAACTAGTCATCAGCCGCCTGTTAATGGGAATTGTTGGTTCTGGTTTTGTTGTAGGTATCCGCATGGTAGCCGAGTGGTTCCCTCCAAAAGAGATGGGAAGTGCCCAAGGTATTTATGGCGGTTGGGGTAACTTTGGTGCTTTTGGTGCAGAGTTTGCCCTGCCCATGATTGCTGTTGCGACAAGCTTTTTAGCTGGTGGTGCTTCCAACTGGCGGTTGGCGATCGCGCTTACAGGTATCATTGCTGCTATCTACGGCGTGATTTATTACAACAGCGTCCAAGATACGCCTGCTGATAAAGTCTACAAGAAACCCAAGAAAAATGGTGCTTTGGAAGTAACCAGTGTTAAAAGTTTCTGGGCAATGATTCTTTCCAATTTTGGTTTGATTTTTGCCTTGGGTTTATTAGCTTGGCGCTTAGAACAAAAGAATATTCACTTCCTCAATCAAACCCAAATGTATTTGGTTTGGGTAGTGTTAGCAGGATTATTTGCTTACCAAACCTACAAAGCTTATCAAGTTAACAAAGAATTACTAATTGGTAAAAAAACCTACACACCTGTTCAACGCTATCAGTTTAGTCAAGTTGCTTTACTTGAATTTACCTACGTTACTAACTTTGGTAGCGAGTTAGCAGCAGTTTCTATGCTCCCAGCCTTCTTTGAAAAAACCTTTGGTTTAGAACACGTGGTAGCTGGAATGATCGCCGCAACTTACCCGTTTTTAAACTTAGTTTCTCGCCCCAGTGGTGGCTTAATTTCTGATAAATTTGGCTCACGCAAATGGACAATGACAATTATCAGTGCTGGTATTGGTGTTGGCTACTTGATGGCACATTTTATTAATAGTAGCTGGCCAATTCCTTTAGCGATCGCAGTCACTATGTTTGCTGCTTACTTTGCCCAAGCTGGTTGTGGTGCAACCTACGGCATTGTACCTTTAATTAAAAAAGAAGCCACTGGACAAATCGCTGGTAATGTCGGAGCTTACGGTAATTTCGGTGGCGTAGTATATCTGACAATTTTTAGCTTAACTGACGCATCAACACTCTTTAGCACAATGGGTGTAGCAGCTATAATTTGCGCTTTTATGTGTGGTTTCTTCCTCAAAGAACCGAAAGGATCTTTTGCAGGCGCACCTGAAGATGAATTATCAGAAACGTTAACACAAAAGCCTTCTGTTCTAGCTGAAGAATAATTTTATCAATATGAAACCACAGAAAAATACAGAAAACACTTCAATCTTTATCTGTATGCATCTGTGGTTTTAATTACCTCAATATCGGATTGATGTACACCATACGTATTTTTCCATCTGGCGCTGTGCTTGGTGTTGCAAAATCCCCAATAGGATAATTGCCATGAGTGAATTTACCAAAACCCAATGTCCTTACTGTGGTGTTGGCTGTGGACTAGAAGTTTCGCCCCCAGCTCAACACGGCAAAGCAACTCATCGGGATAGCCAAGGAACTCCAATTTGGCGGGTGCGAGGAGACAAAGCTCACCCATCTAGCCAGGGTATGGTTTGTGTTAAAGGTGCAACAATCGCTGAGTCTTTGGATAAAAATAGACTGCATTATCCAATGGTACGAGACTCTTTAGATCAAAAGTTTCGCCGCGCCAGTTGGGATGAAGCTCTCGATCTGATCGCAAAGCGGATTCAAACCGTGCGCGTTACCCAAGGGTCAGAAGCTATATGTATGTATGGTTCCGGTCAGTTTCAAACCGAAGATTATTACATTGCCCAAAAACTCATGAAAGGATGTTTGGGTAGTAATAATTTTGATGCCAATTCACGTTTATGTATGTCTAGCGCTGTAGCTGGATACATTCAAAGCTTTGGCGCTGATGGCCCACCTTGTTGTTACGATGACTTAGAGTTAACCGACTGTGCATTTTTAATTGGTACTAATACTGCTGAATGTCATCCAATAGTTTTCAATCGCTTGGCGAAGTACCACAAAAAAAATCGCAAAGTCAAAATGATTGTGGTCGATCCCCGACGCACACCCACCGCAGAAGCAGCTGACCTACATTTAGCCATACGTCCAGGTACAGATATCGACTTGTTGAACGGTATTGCTCACCTGTTGATGCGTTGGAACTATATAGAGCCTGGCTTCATCGAAGACTGCACCAGCAACTTTCCAGCCTACGCTGAGGTTATTCGTCACTATGCTCCGGATATAGTGGCGAATCGTTGTGGAATCAGCGTTGCAGATTTAGAAACAGCCGCTCGCTACTGGGGACAATCTCAAAGAGTGCTGTCTCTCTGGTCAATGGGTGTGAATCAATCAAGTGAAGGTACGGCTAAGGTGAGAACGATTATTAATTTGCACCTGATGACTGGACAAATTGGTAAACCAGGAGCTGGGCCTTTTTCTTTGACTGGTCAACCAAATGCAATGGGAGGAAGGGAAGCCGGAGGTTTAGCGCACTTACTACCCGGTTATCGCTTGGTAAAAAACCCCCAGCATCGTGCGGAAGTTGAAGATTTGTGGGGACTGAAGCGAGGACAGATTTCACCCAATCCTGGTTTAACAGCCTGGGATATGATTACTGGATTAGAAGATGGCACAGTGGGATTGCTGTGGATTGCTGCTACTAACCCAGCTGTGAGTATGCCAGATTTGGAACGGACTAAAAAGGCATTATTGCGATCGCCCTTCACTGTCTATCAAGATGCTTATTACCCGACAGAAACCGCTACTTACGCTCATGTTCTGTTACCTGCTGCTCAATGGGGCGAAAAAACTGGGGTAATGACCAATTCCGAACGTACAGTCACCCTGTGTCAAGCATTCCGCGAACCACCAAGAGAAGCCAAACCAGATTGGGAAATTTTTGCCGAAGTTGGTCGGCGATTAGGCTTTGTGAAAGAATTTGCCTTTGCCAACTCTGCTGAGGTCTATGCTGAATTTGTGCAACTAACTCGCCACCGCCCCTGTGAGATGACTGGTATTAGTCATGAAAAATTACAAGCACAAGGCCCCACCCAATGGCCTTGTTCTCAGGAGCAAAAATCAACTCAGGATTCTAAAAGACTCTACACAGATCTTCGCTTTCATACTCTTGATGGTCGGGCAAGGTTTGGAGCATATCACTCACGCGGATTGGCAGAACCACCAGATCCGAATTATCCCTTTGTGTTGACTACAGGAAGGCTTTACGGACATTGGCACACCCAAACTCGTACTGGTCGAATTGAAAAAATTCAGCAAATGCATCCCGAACCCTTCATTGAGATTCATCCTCGCGATGCTGCTGTTTTAGGAATTAGCGATCGCCATTGGCTAGAAGTGCGATCGCGTCGAGGTAAAGCGAAATTTCCGGCTAAAATTACAAAAGCGATCGCTCCTGGTACAGTTTTTGTCCCTATGCATTGGGGTGCGTTATGGGCAAATGAAGCTGAAGCTAATGCTCTCACCCATCCCGAATCTTGTCCCGATTCATTGCAACCGGAATTAAAGGCTTGTGCAGTGCAACTGACTCCAATTTCTTTGGAAGTAACTCTCAAAAATTATCAACTCCAGTCCTCACAATGGTAAGCTGCTAAATAGATAACTAAACAGTAAGTTGATAATTTAACCCATAGTTAATAGTCAATAGTTACAATTATTTTTTTTAATCCTATAGATTTATCTATAGGATTTTTATTTGATTTTTTGACTGTTGGCTTTAGACTGCAAAACAGGGTGTATTAGATGAAAAGAATTCTGAAAAAAGTATTAGACACCACAAATTTGAAAAAGGATTACGACAAATGGATCGCTAAATACGATTACCAATCAATATTTCAAAATCGAAAATCGAAAATCCGAAATCCTCAGAAATTAGAGAACAACAAAGATGAGAAATTTATGCACCTCGTTGAACAAATTGAGGTGTTAGTATCTAAGGTACTATCTTTGTTTATGATAGCGGTAATTTTAGCCGCAATCTGGGACTTGGCTGTCTTTCTTTTCAGAGAACTATTTACTGCTCCATACGGCAAATTTAATACTACATTATTTAAAATTTTTGGTTTATTCCTGAATATTTTAATCGCGTTAGAAATTTTAGAAAATATCACTGCATACCTGAGAAAACATGTGGTTCAGGTTGAATTAGTGATTGTAACATCCTTAATCGCTGTTGCCAGAAAAATTATTATTCTTGACTTAGAAAAAGTTTCAGGAATTGATATCATTGGTCTAGGAGTTGCAATTTTAGCTCTTTCAATTAGCTATTTAATAATTCGTTTTAGTAATTCTGGAAATCACAACTAGAAATCCAACTAACCTTTTCCATATGTTATAGGGAGATAATGGACAAGAGGAAGGAGAAGAAAAAGAACTTTTGCTATTGCCTTCTTGACCCTGGACTTTGGACTCTTGACAAATGACAAATAACAAAATCTTTTTTGAATTCGAGGCAGATTTCGTTGAATCTCTCCGTTGCATACCCATGCAGGTACGTTACAAACTAGATACCAGTGGTATCAAGCTCAAGTTGTCTGATTGGCATCAAATGTCTCAGGCTGAACGCGAAGCTTTAGTTGAATTACCTTGCACTACAGAAAGGGAAATTCAATCTTATCGGCAACATCTCGAACAGTTAATTTTCAAGCTTACAGGTATACCAGCTAAACAATTACCAATTGAAGTAGAGCCAGCATGGATGGATTCTCATAACATTCCGATTAGCGTCCAAGAGAAAGCTCAAGAACTAGGTCTTACGCTCACATCTCAACAGTGGAAATCGTTAACTTCTCTACAGCGGTTTGCGTTGATTAAACTCAGCCGTTCGAGTCATGAAAATAAAAACTTTCCCAAAGCAATCGAAGAATTTCACCTACTTTAACAAGACCTTTGCCAATTTGCCGTAAAGCTCATAAACAGAAAGCCCGAACAGCAGTCGCTACAACAGAAGTTGGGGAAAAAACCACCCAACCAATGCTTCGGCTATACAAACAAAGTTCATTCACTTGGCTTAGATCCGCAGGCTAACCAATGGTGTTGTCAACTCTTACCGCAGTGCGGGAATTAGCAAGCCGCGCCTAAATTTCTATATATAGACTCTTATATGGTGTTTAATTTTGGTGAAGGTATGAAAAAGACTGTTAATAACTCTACATTTTTGGTGTCCAATTAAATGTGGTTAAGACTACTAAATTATGTAATTAATTAACAATACTTCGGACAAAATTAGGCAGCAATAACGCCGTAAGATCGTAGGCTTTGGTAGTTAGGATGAGATTTAATTACAGTCGCACAAAGGCCTAACTTTGAAATAAACGTGTCGAGCAAATGGTCATTAAAAGAGCGTCGTTTGACACTGGCCATTGAAAAGACAAAGGGTTGTTGACCCGACTGCTGTCGATAAGCATCGAGCTTGGCAAGATTTAAGGCAGTGAAACTGACATTGAAATGAAAATCAAGTTTTTTAACATCACGGGCTTGACAATCACTCAGTCCGGTAAACTGTTTAGCATCACGGAAGATGAATTCGATTTGAAAGCGCAGTTTGTAGAAACGATAAATTTCGTCTGGCGATTGGCTGATATCTGTCGAGAATAAGACAGCATAACTCGGTTTGTGAGGCTGACGGCGGTCAAGTAAATAAGCCAGGCGTATCTTGCGTTTGAGTGAAACGTGCCATACAACAGATGTGTAGAGTTCAAGCCCTGATTGCAGTTCGCGTACCCAACTCAAGCGAGTAGGGTCGGCTAGATCAACTTTGCCATCATATTTACGTTTAGCTCCCCGTGCTTTTTGTTCACCTTCAAACACATATCGTAGATTCGCATCTCGGCGCAGTTTACTAATCACATCGAGCTTGAGCGCCCTCACCCCTGTGACAAATGCTTCCTTGGCATATGCTCCATCCACAGCAAGATAGCGAACTTGGGGAGGTAATTGAGGTTGAGTAATTTCCAGGTGGTGAAGATAGTAGTCCATCCGTGTCAGTTCTGGACAGAAGCCTTGGTCAAATGTTTGTTCAGCAAGCAGACCAAAGCCCACTTCAGTTTCTACATTTATCACCGCCACCAAGGACACTTCCAATCCTTTCTCGACTCGATTGTGACTACCATTGTAAAATTGGTCAAGTCCAAAGGTCTTTTTCCCACTTTTGGCAATGAATGAGCAATCCATCACGGCGATCATCTGGTGCTGTAAAGAGTTTGCTGCTTTGATAATTTCTGCGTTGAACTGGGCGAAGTCAAACTGTCTGTGAAACTGTCGTCGATAGGTTTTCTCGCTCAAACTGCTGTAGCGACTCAAGTTGGTAAAATTTACCTTGCCACATGTAATTAATATCGTTGCAAACAGCGTTGTCATCACCTTTACTCCCGGTTTGCCCAAAACGCCCATTTTTTCCACCAGGCTTTGTATAATTTCCATACAGCTATCGTTCCTGTGCTTGTTTCTTCTAATCAGCACCCTAATGGATCGATAGCTTTCTTGTCGATTGGCTCAACTCAAAACTGTCCGGAGTATTGAATTAACGTACATTGAATTTGCACTAGTACAGTACAACAAAAACAAAGATCCGCTTAAACACAGTGCGAGACGAAATAAAAGTTTTGTGACTTCTAAGTTTTGATTGACAAAGGCAAGAGTACCCATCCTACCCAGTGGCACCAAGATACCATCCAAAGCTTGCCAGCAGAGGATCGCACAATTTTAATTTTTTAGCAGCCAATTTCAGATTCCTGAGCAGAGAGTAAAGCTATAGTGTATTTAGCCATGCCGCAGTTACAGCAGTCTGAAATAGTATATGAACAAATCTAAAGTCGAAATCCAGGTACGGCAGATAATTTTTGTACACCACCTAAATGAGATTGCTGTAAATTGGCTAAGCTTAAGTTCTAATGCCAGAGTATTTTAATAATTAGTTGAGACAAGCACTCTAACTCGATGACAGGCAAAAACGCAAGACATAATGCATTTCTGCGGCTAGTGTCTGGTAATGGAGCACCTTATAGGTCAGAATTCCGCTACTCGCTGCTCCCCAGTAAAGAGATGATCGTTGGACGCGACCCCAGCTGCCAAATTGTCTTGGATGCCATGTTGTACCGGATGGTATCTCGTCGTCATGCTGTGGTTCGTCCTCTCTCTTCTCCCGATAACAAATTCAGCTGGCTCATTTGTGATTTGAACAGTGCTAACGGCACTTATTTAAATGGACAGCGTATACAAGGTTGTCAGGAATTACACCCAGGCGATCGCATTTCTTTGGGTGCTGATGGGCCGCAATTTGTGTTTGAGCATGAGTATTTCTCTCAAGCTACCATCATGACCAGGCCAGCGACACCGCTGCCATCCGCGGGGAGTTATCCAGGGCAATCAAAATCTGATTCAGTGAGCTTTACCCAACTGTTCCCAATTATTTCTACTGGTAAAGATTTAACTCGTAAAGCTTACCTCGTACCAGGAATTCTCACAGTAGTTTTTGTAGTATTAATGTTTG
The genomic region above belongs to Calothrix sp. NIES-2098 and contains:
- a CDS encoding nitrate transport ATP-binding subunits C and D, with the protein product MQIVNRANQIETLQTQKVENFLVIEGVSKIYPTPEGPYTVLDGIDLKVREGEFVCLIGHSGCGKSTLLNMVSGFNTPSDGVVLLQDQPITEPGPDRMMVFQNYCLLPWLSVFDNVYLAVDAVFPKKTQAEKRAIVREHLAMVGLTEAADKKPSQISGGMKQRVAIARALSIRPQVLILDEPFGALDAITKEELQEELLQIWRDHQVTVLMITHDIDEALFLADRVVMMTNGPAAQIGEILDIPFSRPRNRRRIMEDPEYYNLRNYALDFLYRRFAHEDE
- the nrtA gene encoding nitrate transport nitrate-binding protein NrtA; amino-acid sequence: MKDLSRRKFIFTTTAAAAASILAHGCSSGNSNSATTGEQSPSAAPAANVSTAANAPKVETTKAKLGFIALTDAAPLIIAKEKGFFAKYGMKDVEVIKQKSWPVTRDNLKIGSAGGGIDGAHILSPMPYLMTINDKVPMYLLARLNTNGQAISVANKLKDLKVGLESKGLKEAAEKAKADKKSMKVAMTFPGGTHDLWMRYWLAAGGINPDQDVVLEPVPPPQMVANMKVGTVDAFCVGEPWNAQLVSQKLGYSALVTGELWKDHPEKAFAMRKDWVDQNPNATQALLMAVLEAQQWCDKPENKEEMCKICSDRKYFNVAAADILERAKGNIDFGDGRKQQNFANKMKYWADNASYPYKSHDTWFLTEEIRWGYLPKDTKVKEVVDQVNKEDLWKKAAKAIGVPDAEIPTSTSRGVETFFDGIKFDPEKPEEYLNSLKIKKL
- a CDS encoding nitrate transport ATP-binding subunits C and D, which produces MATFVEVDHIDRIFDLPNGGKYIALKNIELKIQQGEFVSLIGHSGCGKSTLLNIIAGLDRASIGGVTLEGREVRDPSPDRMVVFQNYSLLPWLTVRENIALAVDEVYKNQPKGERRGIVEEHIDMVGLRHAANKRPSELSGGMKQRVAIARALATRPKLLLLDEPFGALDALTRGSLQEQLMKICNEHNVTCVMVTHDVDEALLLSDRIVMLTNGPEAHIGQILEVPIPRPRQRLEVVKHPSYYSLRNEMIYFLNQQKLAKKRKAQQPVTTSRQGLEKVSLEIGFMPLTDAAPLIVAKEKGFFAKYGLNIALHRATNWKQIAKGVVNGELDAAQMLAGMPLALTLGAGDKKPIPVVNALNLSRNANAITLSKRLYSQGVRNLAELKAAINAAPDQILTLGIVHPTSMQNLMLRYWLAAGGIDPDRDVSLTVISPTQMVSELKAGNIDGYCAGEPWNYQAVHQGLGFVAATALETWSGQPKKVLGVREEWAQKYPETYLALVKALLEACQYCDDLRNREEILELLCRSEYLDIDPVYVRPGFIDPYDRGDGTAPQALTGYNQFYLHQTNYPNRTELLWMVTQLARWGLTPFPKNWVEVIERVCRTDIFGAAARDLGLLDIGEDNPIHLFDGKVFNSSEPIEYLKSLEIKRQIRIEEVFI
- a CDS encoding nitrite transporter NrtP, with translation MLKGLFSFRDRYRILHQTWFAFFLTFVCWFNFAPFATTIGKQLHLAPEQIKTLGICNLALTIPARLIIGMLLDRFGPRITYSILLMFAAVPCLATALSQDFNQLVISRLLMGIVGSGFVVGIRMVAEWFPPKEMGSAQGIYGGWGNFGAFGAEFALPMIAVATSFLAGGASNWRLAIALTGIIAAIYGVIYYNSVQDTPADKVYKKPKKNGALEVTSVKSFWAMILSNFGLIFALGLLAWRLEQKNIHFLNQTQMYLVWVVLAGLFAYQTYKAYQVNKELLIGKKTYTPVQRYQFSQVALLEFTYVTNFGSELAAVSMLPAFFEKTFGLEHVVAGMIAATYPFLNLVSRPSGGLISDKFGSRKWTMTIISAGIGVGYLMAHFINSSWPIPLAIAVTMFAAYFAQAGCGATYGIVPLIKKEATGQIAGNVGAYGNFGGVVYLTIFSLTDASTLFSTMGVAAIICAFMCGFFLKEPKGSFAGAPEDELSETLTQKPSVLAEE
- a CDS encoding nitrate transport permease — encoded protein: MTAIAGSRFSRKKSQKALNKFFWKKIVPPLVALAIFLVIWQLLCLNPNFKLPGPIETFSETWDPFIIHPFFDNGESDKGLGWQILSSLGRVGLGFSLATVVGIALGILIGANQFVYNAVDPIFQVLRTVPPLAWLPISLAAFQQANPSAIFVIFITSIWPIIINTTVGVQQIPQDYINVARVLRLKGGKYFFKIVFPATVPYIFTGLRIGIGLSWLAIVAAEMLVGGVGIGSFIWDAYNTTTDTNLSEIILALIYVGLVGLLLDRCVGFIASKVVAEQK